Proteins encoded within one genomic window of Streptomyces rubradiris:
- a CDS encoding DUF4442 domain-containing protein has protein sequence MTAMSADQMSIGEMLAATVPMARTLNLEFLETTADKAVVSLPDQGAYHNHVGGPHAGAMFTLGESASGAIVLAAFGDQLSRAVPLAVRAEIAYRKLAMGAVTATATLGRPAAEVVAELDAGQRPEFPVSVEIRRADGAVTGEMSVVWTLRPSGGAK, from the coding sequence ATGACGGCCATGAGCGCAGACCAGATGTCGATCGGCGAGATGCTCGCCGCCACCGTGCCCATGGCCCGGACCCTGAACCTGGAGTTCCTGGAGACCACGGCCGACAAGGCCGTGGTGTCCCTGCCGGACCAGGGCGCCTACCACAACCACGTGGGCGGCCCGCACGCCGGTGCGATGTTCACCCTCGGGGAGTCGGCCAGCGGCGCCATCGTGCTGGCCGCCTTCGGGGACCAGCTCTCGCGTGCCGTGCCGCTCGCCGTGCGGGCCGAGATCGCCTACAGGAAGCTGGCCATGGGCGCCGTCACCGCGACCGCGACGCTGGGCCGCCCGGCCGCCGAGGTCGTCGCCGAACTCGACGCCGGACAGCGCCCGGAGTTCCCCGTGTCGGTCGAGATACGGCGCGCGGACGGCGCGGTGACCGGTGAGATGAGCGTCGTGTGGACGCTCCGGCCGTCCGGCGGGGCGAAGTAA